One Etheostoma spectabile isolate EspeVRDwgs_2016 chromosome 12, UIUC_Espe_1.0, whole genome shotgun sequence genomic window carries:
- the LOC116699703 gene encoding complement factor H isoform X2 has product MCIRYLGLVLLIWIPAVLHGQSATQPCGAPRLDGGFFAPKQETYSHGTKLTYTCNHGRKPTVKGWWVTSTCQNGGWSPEPQCIDEKDCIPPDIPNAKYKKSPKGWYDNNQSIYITCDKEYESKNRDATAICSNGTWTSVPVCEKSIETCGEPPKIPHAVIIHQEYQELFAADSEVQYECEDGYTVEGGGTKDNITCIFGNWTEGSACRARPGPVNGGSAGGGTGGRPTTSTGSGTQQTVEVKNCGQQPVVSNGDIVGDDSMFLRYQCAAWYKRVGPERVRCYSNGMWSAVPVCKATFCSVDTDAYRALLSVGVKHFKDGETGKLRCVDQDHWLTDHYSVVRCTDGRMELSRCCGFGDFAKAGSPRGRSAVFGSAQRLRTVWKLFRVSRVMVVLSHNLCLVVDQCSILKGLTMRRTTTIYLVSNFIST; this is encoded by the exons ATGTGCATCAGATATCTTGGATTGGTTCTTCTGATTTGGATTCCTGCAGTGCTTCATG GCCAAAGTGCAACACAGCCCTGTGGTGCTCCCAGGCTGGATGGTGGTTTCTTTGCCCCAAAGCAAGAGACTTATTCTCATGGAACAAAGCTGACCTATACCTGCAATCATGGACGTAAACCAACAGTGAAAGGTTGGTGGGTAACAAGCACATGTCAAAATGGTGGATGGTCTCCTGAACCACAATGTATAG ATGAAAAAGACTGCATTCCACCAGATATACCtaatgcaaaatacaaaaaaagcccGAAAGGTTGGTAtgataacaatcaatcaatctataTAACATGTGACAAAGAGTATGAATCCAAAAACCGGGATGCTACAGCCATATGTTCAAATGGAACATGGACCTCTGTGCCGGTCTGTGAGA AAAGTATCGAGACATGTGGGGAGCCCCCTAAAATCCCCCATGCAGTCATCATCCATCAGGAATACCAGGAGTTGTTTGCTGCAGATTCAGAAGTGCAGTATGAATGTGAAGATGGATATACTGTAGAGGGAGGAGGAACCAAAGACAACATCACTTGCATCTTTGGAAACTGGACTGAAGGCTCAGCGTGCA GAGCCAGACCAGGTCCTGTAAATGGTGGTTCTGCAGGGGGGGGAACAGGTGGGAGGCCCACTACATCAACTGGCAGTGGGACACAACAGACAGTTGAAG tcaaaAACTGTGGACAGCAGCCCGTAGTATCTAATGGTGATATTGTGGGAGATGATTCAATGTTTTTGAGGTACCAATGTGCTGCTTGGTACAAACGAGTGGGTCCAGAGAGAGTGAGGTGTTACAGCAACGGCATGTGGTCAGCAGTACCCGTCTGCAAAG CCACCTTCTGTTCTGTGGACACTGATGCATATCGTGCATTATTATCTGTTGgagttaaacattttaaagatgGTGAGACCGGGAAATTGCGATGTGTGGACCAGGATCACTGGTTGACAGATCATTATTCTGTGGTCCGGTGCACTGACGGAAGAATGGAACTTTCCAGAT GTTGCGGCTTTGGGGA TTTTGCTAAGGCTGGATCACCAAGGGGAAGATCTGCTGTCTTTGGATCTGCTCAACGACTGAGAACAGTCTGGAAACTTTTCAGAGTCAGCAGAGTTATGGTTGTGCTGTCACATAATCTTTGCTTGGTTGTTGACCAATGTTCCATCTTAAAAGGTCTTACGATGAGACGCACTACTACCATATATCTCGTTTCTAATTTCATttctacataa
- the LOC116699703 gene encoding complement factor H isoform X1, producing the protein MFVRYLGFVLLVWFPERLHAQSAVHSCDAPILDDGYLVQKQITYPHEANLMYGCDNGRKPAVEGWWATITCQNGTWSHKPQCIDEKDCIPPDIPNAKYKKSPKGWYDNNQSIYITCDKEYESKNRDATAICSNGTWTSVPVCEKSIETCGEPPKIPHAVIIHQEYQELFAADSEVQYECEDGYTVEGGGTKDNITCIFGNWTEGSACRARPGPVNGGSAGGGTGGRPTTSTGSGTQQTVEVKNCGQQPVVSNGDIVGDDSMFLRYQCAAWYKRVGPERVRCYSNGMWSAVPVCKATFCSVDTDAYRALLSVGVKHFKDGETGKLRCVDQDHWLTDHYSVVRCTDGRMELSRCCGFGDFAKAGSPRGRSAVFGSAQRLRTVWKLFRVSRVMVVLSHNLCLVVDQCSILKGLTMRRTTTIYLVSNFIST; encoded by the exons ATGTTTGTGAGATATCTTGGATTTgttcttttggtttggttccCGGAAAGACTGCATG CACAAAGTGCAGTTCATTCGTGTGATGCTCCGATTCTTGATGATGGTTATTTGGTCCAGAAACAAATCACGTATCCTCATGAAGCCAACCTCATGTATGGCTGTGATAACGGGCGTAAACCGGCAGTGGAGGGTTGGTGGGCAACAATCACATGTCAAAATGGCACATGGTCGCATAAACCACAGTGTATAG ATGAAAAAGACTGCATTCCACCAGATATACCtaatgcaaaatacaaaaaaagcccGAAAGGTTGGTAtgataacaatcaatcaatctataTAACATGTGACAAAGAGTATGAATCCAAAAACCGGGATGCTACAGCCATATGTTCAAATGGAACATGGACCTCTGTGCCGGTCTGTGAGA AAAGTATCGAGACATGTGGGGAGCCCCCTAAAATCCCCCATGCAGTCATCATCCATCAGGAATACCAGGAGTTGTTTGCTGCAGATTCAGAAGTGCAGTATGAATGTGAAGATGGATATACTGTAGAGGGAGGAGGAACCAAAGACAACATCACTTGCATCTTTGGAAACTGGACTGAAGGCTCAGCGTGCA GAGCCAGACCAGGTCCTGTAAATGGTGGTTCTGCAGGGGGGGGAACAGGTGGGAGGCCCACTACATCAACTGGCAGTGGGACACAACAGACAGTTGAAG tcaaaAACTGTGGACAGCAGCCCGTAGTATCTAATGGTGATATTGTGGGAGATGATTCAATGTTTTTGAGGTACCAATGTGCTGCTTGGTACAAACGAGTGGGTCCAGAGAGAGTGAGGTGTTACAGCAACGGCATGTGGTCAGCAGTACCCGTCTGCAAAG CCACCTTCTGTTCTGTGGACACTGATGCATATCGTGCATTATTATCTGTTGgagttaaacattttaaagatgGTGAGACCGGGAAATTGCGATGTGTGGACCAGGATCACTGGTTGACAGATCATTATTCTGTGGTCCGGTGCACTGACGGAAGAATGGAACTTTCCAGAT GTTGCGGCTTTGGGGA TTTTGCTAAGGCTGGATCACCAAGGGGAAGATCTGCTGTCTTTGGATCTGCTCAACGACTGAGAACAGTCTGGAAACTTTTCAGAGTCAGCAGAGTTATGGTTGTGCTGTCACATAATCTTTGCTTGGTTGTTGACCAATGTTCCATCTTAAAAGGTCTTACGATGAGACGCACTACTACCATATATCTCGTTTCTAATTTCATttctacataa
- the LOC116699703 gene encoding complement factor H isoform X3, whose product MFVRYLGFVLLVWFPERLHAQSAVHSCDAPILDDGYLVQKQITYPHEANLMYGCDNGRKPAVEGWWATITCQNGTWSHKPQCIDEKDCIPPDIPNAKYKKSPKGWYDNNQSIYITCDKEYESKNRDATAICSNGTWTSVPVCEKSIETCGEPPKIPHAVIIHQEYQELFAADSEVQYECEDGYTVEGGGTKDNITCIFGNWTEGSACRARPGPVNGGSAGGGTGGRPTTSTGSGTQQTVEVKNCGQQPVVSNGDIVGDDSMFLRYQCAAWYKRVGPERVRCYSNGMWSAVPVCKATFCSVDTDAYRALLSVGVKHFKDGETGKLRCVDQDHWLTDHYSVVRCTDGRMELSRCCGFGELLFC is encoded by the exons ATGTTTGTGAGATATCTTGGATTTgttcttttggtttggttccCGGAAAGACTGCATG CACAAAGTGCAGTTCATTCGTGTGATGCTCCGATTCTTGATGATGGTTATTTGGTCCAGAAACAAATCACGTATCCTCATGAAGCCAACCTCATGTATGGCTGTGATAACGGGCGTAAACCGGCAGTGGAGGGTTGGTGGGCAACAATCACATGTCAAAATGGCACATGGTCGCATAAACCACAGTGTATAG ATGAAAAAGACTGCATTCCACCAGATATACCtaatgcaaaatacaaaaaaagcccGAAAGGTTGGTAtgataacaatcaatcaatctataTAACATGTGACAAAGAGTATGAATCCAAAAACCGGGATGCTACAGCCATATGTTCAAATGGAACATGGACCTCTGTGCCGGTCTGTGAGA AAAGTATCGAGACATGTGGGGAGCCCCCTAAAATCCCCCATGCAGTCATCATCCATCAGGAATACCAGGAGTTGTTTGCTGCAGATTCAGAAGTGCAGTATGAATGTGAAGATGGATATACTGTAGAGGGAGGAGGAACCAAAGACAACATCACTTGCATCTTTGGAAACTGGACTGAAGGCTCAGCGTGCA GAGCCAGACCAGGTCCTGTAAATGGTGGTTCTGCAGGGGGGGGAACAGGTGGGAGGCCCACTACATCAACTGGCAGTGGGACACAACAGACAGTTGAAG tcaaaAACTGTGGACAGCAGCCCGTAGTATCTAATGGTGATATTGTGGGAGATGATTCAATGTTTTTGAGGTACCAATGTGCTGCTTGGTACAAACGAGTGGGTCCAGAGAGAGTGAGGTGTTACAGCAACGGCATGTGGTCAGCAGTACCCGTCTGCAAAG CCACCTTCTGTTCTGTGGACACTGATGCATATCGTGCATTATTATCTGTTGgagttaaacattttaaagatgGTGAGACCGGGAAATTGCGATGTGTGGACCAGGATCACTGGTTGACAGATCATTATTCTGTGGTCCGGTGCACTGACGGAAGAATGGAACTTTCCAGAT GTTGCGGCTTTGGGGAGTTGCTG TTTTGCTAA